A single region of the Salmo salar chromosome ssa16, Ssal_v3.1, whole genome shotgun sequence genome encodes:
- the LOC106594654 gene encoding gastrula zinc finger protein XlCGF17.1-like isoform X2 — protein MASVKLEDCSQTLELNVIIKDEDEEKIGKSVSHGDHVETFSTSREQQQEDHRAKRSHHCPHCEEIFPILSKLKIHLKMHTEENLYSCTDCGKSFTTSRALTVHQRVHTGDKPYYCSDCGESFSQQSNLKKHQRIHTGEKPYSCSACGRSFSQQSNFKKHQRIHTGEKPYSCSDCGKGFTTSTELTVHQRTHTCEKPYFCSDCGKSFSRLDTLKVHERVHTGEKPYSCSDCGKCFTTSSELTVHQRTHTGEKPYFCSDCGKSFSQLEKLKCHQRIHTDQKSYFCSDCGKSFTRLDTLKCHQRIHTGEKPYFCSDCGNSFTRLDTLKCHQRIHAGEKPFSCSDCGNSFSDQSSLTTHQCIHTGEKPHQFSQTS, from the coding sequence gagaccatgttgagacattctctacatccagagagcaacagcaggaagatcacagagcgaagaggtctcaccactgcccacattgtgaggagattttcccaattctatcaaagctaaaaatacacTTAAAAATGCACACAGAAGAAAATCTGTATTCCTgcactgactgtgggaagagtttcacaaCATCAAGGGctctgacagttcatcagagagtacacacaggagataagccttactactgctctgactgtggggagAGTTTCTCTCAACAGAGCAACTTAAAAAAACACcaacgtatacatacaggagagaagccttactcttgCTCGGCCTGTGGGAGGAGTTTCTCTCAGCAGAGCAACTTCAAAAAACACcaacgtatacacacaggagagaagccttactcctgctctgactgtggaaaaggcttcacaacatcaactgagcTAACAGTTCATCAGAGAACCCACACATGTGAGAAGCCTTACttttgctctgactgtggaaagagtttctcccGATTGGATACCTTAAAAGTACATGAACgtgtacatacaggagagaagccatactcctgctctgactgtggaaaatgctTCACAACCTCATCTGAGCTaacagttcatcagagaacacacacaggagagaagccttacttctgctctgactgtggaaaaagtTTCTCCCAATTGGAGAAGTTAAAATGTCACCAGCGAATACATACAGACCAAAAGtcttacttctgctctgactgtgggaagagtttcacccGATTGGATACCTTAAAATGTCACCAgcgtatacatacaggagagaagccttacttctgctctgatTGTGGGAATAGTTTCACCCGATTGGATACCTTAAAATGTCACCAGCGTATACAtgcaggagagaagcctttctcCTGCTCTGATTGTGGAAATAGTTTTTCTGATCAGAGCAGCTTAACAACACACCAAtgtatacatacaggagagaagcctcatcAGTTCTCTCAGACAAGCTAA